The Mesorhizobium loti DNA segment AGGGCTCGACGCTGTCCAAGGATACGCTCGACGAGTATCCGCGTTCGCAGTGGTGGCAGTTTGCCGTGGAGAACGAAAAGCTCCAGAGCGAACTGGAAGCCCTGCGTGGCCAGTATGACGACTCCAAGAAGGCGCTCGAACAGCGCTTCATGGACAAGGTCGAGAAGGTCCAGCGCGGCGACGAAATGCCTCCGGGCGTCATGAAGATGGTCAAGGTCTTCGTGGCGGTGAAGCGCAAGATGCAGCCGGGCGACAAGATGGCCGGCCGTCACGGCAACAAGGGTGTCGTGTCGCGCATCGTTCCGGTCGAGGACATGCCTTTCCTCGAGGACGGCACGCATGCTGATATCGTGCTCAACCCGCTGGGTGTGCCGAGCCGCATGAATGTCGGCCAGATCCTGGAAACGCATCTGGGCTGGGCTTGCGCCGGCATGGGCAAGAAGATCGGCGACCTGATCGACGCGTACAAGGTGGCCGGCGACATCAAGCCGCTGCGCAAGACGCTTGAGAGCTTCATGCCAGCCAACGACCGCAACGAGCCGATCCGCGAGTATGACGACGAGAGCATTGTTCGCCTCAGCGAGCAGATGCGTCGCGGCGTCTCGATCGCGACCCCGGTGTTCGACGGTGCGCACGAGGCTGACATCAACATCATGCTGGAGCAGGCGGGCCTGCACACCAGCGGTCAGTCGCAGCTCTATGACGGACGCACGGGCGAGCCGTTCGATCGCAAGGTGACGATGGGCTATATCTATATGCTCAAGCTTCACCACCTGGTGGACGACAAGATCCACGCGCGTTCGATCGGTCCGTACTCACTCGTCACCCAGCAGCCGCTGGGCGGCAAGGCGCAGTTCGGCGGCCAGCGCTTCGGCGAAATGGAGGTCTGGGCGCTGGAAGCCTATGGCGCCGCCTACACGCTGCAGGAAATGCTGACGGTGAAGTCGGACGACGTCGCCGGCCGCACCAAGGTCTACGAGGCGATCGTGCGCGGCGACGACACCTTCGAGGCCGGCATCCCGGAGAGCTTCAACGTGCTCGTCAAGGAAATGCGGTCTCTCGGCCTCAATGTCGAGCTGGAGAACACCAAGCTCGACGACAACCCTGTCCGGCTGCCAGACGCAGCTGAGTAAGGCTACGGCGCGCCGCACAAGTTGCGGCGCGCCAAACGAATTCGACGGCCAGTGGCCGACAAAGACGGCGGGCGTTTGGTCCGCGTTAGATGCAAGGGGTTTTCGAGGACCCCGAAAAGGAGAACGGCATGAACCAAGAGGTCATGAATCTCTTCAATCCGCAGGCGCCTGCGCAGGTGTTCGATTCCATCCGGATCTCACTGGCCAGCCCTGAGAAGATTCTGTCCTGGTCGTTCGGCGAGATCAAGAAGCCGGAGACCATCAACTACCGCACCTTCAAGCCGGAGCGTGACGGTCTGTTCTGCGCGCGCATTTTTGGCCCGATCAAGGACTATGAGTGCCTGTGCGGCAAGTACAAGCGCATGAAGTACAAGGGCGTCATCTGCGAGAAGTGCGGCGTCGAAGTCACGCTGTCGCGCGTCCGCCGCGAGCGCATGGGCCATATCGAGCTCGCCGCTCCCGTCGCTCACATCTGGTTCCTGAAGTCGCTGCCCTCGCGCATCGGCACGCTGCTCGACATGACGCTGAAGGACATCGAGCGCGTCCTCTACTTCGAGAACTACATCGTCACCGAGCCTGGCCTCACCGCGCTGAAGGAGCACCAGCTGCTCAGCGAGGAAGAGTACATGATCGCCGTGGACGAGTATGGCGAGGATAGCTTCACTGCCATGATCGGCGCCGAGGCCATTCATGACCTTCTGGCCGGCATGGACCTGGAGAAGATCGCCGGCGACCTGCGTTCGGAACTGGCCTCGACCACGTCCGAGCTGAAGCAGAAGAAGTATCTGAAGCGGCTCAAGGTCGTCGAGAACTTCATGGAATCCGGCAATCGTCCGGAATGGATGATCATGAAGGTGGTTCCGGTGATCCCGCCGGACCTGCGCCCGCTGGTTCCGCTGGATGGTGGACGTTTCGCCACGTCCGACCTGAACGACCTCTATCGCCGCGTCATCAACCGCAACAACCGTCTGAAGCGGCTGATCGAGCTGCGCGCCCCCGGCATCATCGTACGCAATGAAAAGCGCATGCTGCAGGAAGCCGTCGACGCACTGTTCGACAACGGCCGTCGCGGCCGCGTCATCACCGGCGCCAACAAGCGTCCGCTGAAGTCGCTGTCCGACATGCTCAAGGGCAAGCAGGGCCGGTTCCGTCAGAACCTGCTCGGCAAGCGCGTCGACTATTCCGGCCGCTCGGTCATCGTCACCGGTCCGGAGCTCAAGCTGCACCAGTGCGGCCTGCCGAAGAAGATGGCGCTCGAACTGTTCAAGCCCTTCATCTACGCCCGTCTCGACGCCAAGGGTTACTCCTCGACCGTCAAGCAGGCGAAGAAGCTGGTCGAGAAGGAGCGTCCGGAAGTCTGGGATATTCTCGACGAGGTCATCCGCGAGCACCCGGTTCTGCTGAACCGCGCGCCGACGCTGCACCGTCTTGGCATCCAGGCGTTCGAGCCGATCCTGATCGAAGGCAAGGCGATCCAGCTGCACCCGCTGGTCTGCACGGCCTTCAACGCCGACTTCGACGGCGACCAGATGGCTGTCCACGTGCCGCTGTCCCTGGAAGCGCAGCTTGAGGCCCGCGTGCTGATGATGTCGACCAACAACATCCTGCACCCGGCTTCCGGCGCGCCGATCATCGTGCCGTCGCAGGACATGGTTCTCGGTCTCTACTATCTCTCGATCGTCAACCAGAACGAGCCGGGCGAGGGCATGGTGTTTGCCGACATGGGCGAACTCCAGCACGCGCTCGAGACCAAGGCCGTGACCCTGCACGCCAAGATCAAGGGCCGCTTCCGCACGGTCGATGCCGAAGGCAAGGTCGTGTCGAAGATCCATGACACCACGCCTGGCCGCATGATCATCGGCGAGCTTCTGCCGAAGAACGTCAACGTGCCTTACGAGACCGCCAACCAGGAGATGACCAAGAAGAACATCTCCAAGATGATCGACACCGTCTACCGCCATTGCGGTCAGAAGGAGACGGTCATTTTCTGCGATCGCATCATGGCGCTCGGTTTCGCTCACGCCTGCCGTGCCGGCATTTCGTTCGGCAAGGACGACATGCTGATCCCGGATACCAAGATCAAGCTGGTCTCCGACACCGAGGCTTTGGCCAAGGAATACGAGCAGCAGTACAATGACGGCCTGATCACGCAGGGCGAGAAGTACAACAAGGTCGTCGACGCCTGGGCCAAGTGCTCGGAAAAGGTCGCCGACGAGATGATGGCCCGCATCAAGGCGGTCGAGTTCGAGGACAATGGCCGTCAGAAGCCGATGAACTCGATCTACATGATGTCGCACTCCGGTGCGCGTGGCTCGCCCACCCAGATGCGTCAGCTCGCCGGCATGCGCGGCCTGATGGCCAAGCCGTCGGGTGAAATCATCGAGACGCCGATCATCTCGAACTTCAAGGAAGGCCTGACCGTGCTCGAGTACTTCAACTCGACCCACGGCGCCCGCAAGGGTCTGGCCGACACCGCCTTGAAGACGGCGAACTCGGGTTACCTCACCCGCCGTCTGGTCGACGTGGCGCAGGACTGCATCGTCAACTCCGTGGATTGCGGCACCGACAAGGGCCTCACCATGCAGCCGATCGTCGATGCCGGTCAGGTTGTCGCTTCGGTCGGCCAGCGCGTGCTGGGCCGCACCGCGCTCGACGACATCAACCATCCGGTGACCGGCGACCTGCTGGTCAAGGCCGGAACGCTGATGGACGAGCGTGACGTGGAGCAGATCGAAAAGGCCGGCGTCCAGTCGGTCCGCATCCGCTCGGCACTGACCTGCGAGGTCAGGGTCGGCGTCTGCGCGGTCTGCTACGGACGCGATCTGGCGCGCGGCACCCCGGTCAACCAGGGCGAAGCCGTCGGCGTCATCGCGGCGCAGTCGATCGGCGAGCCGGGCACCCAGCTCACCATGCGTACCTTCCACATGGGCGGTACCGCGCAGGTGGTGGATAGCTCGTTCCTTGAAGCCTCGTACGAGGGCAAGGTCGAGATCCGCAACCGCAACGTGGTGCGCAACTCCGACGGCCAGCAGATGGTCATGGGCCGCAACATGGCGGTGCTGATCCTCGACGAAGCCGGCAAGGAGCGCGCCACGCACCGTGTCACCTATGGTTCGCGCATCTTCGTGGACGATGGCGACAAGGTGAAGCGCGGCCAGCGTATCGCCGAGTGGGATCCCTACACCCGCCCGATCCTCACCGAAATCGAGGGCAAGGTGGCGTTCGAGGATCTGGTCGACGGCATTTCCGTGCAGGAAACGGCCGACGAGTCGACCGGCATCACCAAGCGTGAGGTCATCGACTGGCGTTCGACGCCGCGCGGCAACGATCTGAAGCCGGCGATCGCCGTCCAGGACGCCAAGGGCAAGGTCGGCAAGCTGTCGAAGGGTGGCGATGCCCGCTTCCTGCTCTCGGTCGAGGCCATTCTCTCGGTCGAGCCGGGTGCGCAGGTTCGTCCCGGCGACGTGCTGGCGCGTATCCCGATGGAAAGCGCCAAGACCAAGGACATCACCGGCGGTCTGCCGCGTGTTGCCGAATTGTTCGAGGCACGTCGTCCGAAGGATCACGCCATCATCGCCGAGATCGATGGCACGATCCGCTTCGGCCGCGACTACAAGAACAAGCGCCGCATCATCATCGAGCCGCATGACTCGACGCTGGAGCCGGTCGAATACCTGATCCCGAAGGGCAAGCCGTTCCATCTCCAGGACGGCGACGTCATCGAGAAGGGCGACTACATCCTCGACGGCAATCCGGCGCCGCACGACATCCTGGCGATCAAGGGCGTGGAGGCACTTGCGTCCTACCTCGTCAACGAGATCCAGGAGGTCTACCGCCTGCAGGGCGTGTCGATCAACGACAAGCACATCGAGGTGATCGTTCGCCAGATGCTGCAGAAGGTCGAGATCACCACGCAGGGCGACTCGACCTACATTCCGGGCGACCACGTCGACGTGATCGAGCTGGAAGAGGTCAACGAGCGCCTGATCGAGGACGGCAAGAAGCCGGCCGAAGGTCAGCCGGTGCTGCTCGGCATCACCAAGGCCTCGCTGCAGACGCCGTCCTTCATCTCGGCCGCCTCCTTCCAGGAGACGACCAGGGTGCTGACGGAGGCCGCGGTTGCCGGCAAGACCGACATGCTGCAGGGCTTGAAGGAAAACGTCATCGTCGGCCGGCTGATCCCGGCCGGCACCGGCGGCACGATGAGCCAGATCCGGCGCATCGCCACCTCGCGCGACGAACTGATCATCGACGAGCGCCGCAAGGCCTCCGGTGTGGAAGTCGCCGAGCCGATGCTGGCCGATATGACAACCGCCGCGCAGTAAGCGCGGCGGGAGCAATTCCAGGAAAGTGTAAGCGGTTTTCCCACAGGAATTGCGCCAGGAAACGTAAGACATCTCAGGCAACAGGGCCGTCGGGGCAACCCGGCGGCCTTTTTGTTTGTTGGCATTCATGGCACCTTCCGACCCGCAACCCAAGCGGCGCTCTTTTCGCGTTTTGGCTTTCAATGGATCGGAGGAGAAACGATGAGCAAGAAGACTTGGGCCGCGGTCGACGACTACATTGTTGATGCCCTGTTCGACGCAGATCCCGCCCTCGACGCTGTTCTGGCCGCCAACCGCGACCAAGGCCTGCCACCGATCGACGTGTCGCCGGCGCAGGGCAAGCTGCTTTCGCTTCTTGCGCGCATCCAGGGCGCGAAGAAGGTTCTCGAAATCGGCACGCTGGGGGGCTACTCGACGATCTGGATGGCGCGTGCCCTGCCCAAGGACGGCAAGATCGTGACGCTTGAACTCGATCCGCATCACGCCGGCGTCGCGCGGTCGAATTTCGAACGGGCAGGTGTGTCGGAACGGGTGGACTTGCGGGTCGGGCCGGCGCTTCAGTCGCTTGCCGCGCTAGGCGCAGAAAAAGCCGGGCCGTTCGATCTCATCTTCATCGACGCCGACAAGCCGAACAATCCGAACTATCTGTCCTGGGCCATGCGGCTTTCGCGGCCGGGGACCGTGATCATCTGCGACAATGTCATCCGTGATGGCGCGGTGATCGACGGGAGTGACCATGACGCCAATGTCGTGGGCGCTCGGGCGGCGTTCTCGTTCATCGGCGGTGACAGGCGTCTGGATGGCACCGCCATCCAGACGGTCGGCGCCAAGGGCTATGACGGCTTTGCGATTGCGATCGTCGAGTGAAGACGCACCGTGATTGTCTCAATGACGCTGATATCAGACCAACTCGGTCGGGCTCACTTGCCATCGGCTGTTCGTTTGACGACCGGTTTCCCCCAATCCGTCGCTGCTTCGCAGCGCCACCTTTCCCCCTCCGGAGGGAAAGGAAGCCGCGTTAGACGAGCGTTGGCGGCAATAGGTTCGCGCCCTTCCTCTACCCCGTCGATCGGGGGAGAGGTGTCGAGCGTGTCCGAACCGGATAGATAGGTAACAGAATGGACCGATAGCATGGGTGACAGTTTTCTTGTCCGCCGGAGGACCGGCGATGGTTTGGCGAGAGACTGGCATCATGGACGAGCGGCTACGGTTTGTTGTGGATTGCCTTGCGGGTGAGGAGACGATGAGTGCGCTTTGTGCGGGTTACGGCATCTCGCGCAAGAGCGGCTACAAATGGCTTGGGCGTTATCGGGAGTTTGGCCCGGAAGGTTTGCACGATCGGCCGCGAGCGCCGCTCAATCACGGCCGGGCGACGCCTTGGGATGTGGTGGAGCGGATCGTGGCTATGAAGGAGGTCCACCCGTTGTGGGGACCCAAGAAGATCATGGCCAGGCTCAAGCGTGCGGAGCCCTGCTGCGGCTGGCCTGCGGTCTCGACGGCCGGTGAGATTCTGAAGCGGCATGGACTTGTGGGGCGTAAGCGCAGGCGCTGGAAGGCGGCAGGCAATGGTCCATGGCCGAAAGCTTCAGAGCCGAACGCGGTGTGGACCGGGGACCACAAGGGCTGGTTCCGGACCCGTGACGGGTGGCGTTGTGAGCCGTTGACGGTGATGGATGCATCGAGCCGCTACCTTCTGGCGCTGGAAGCGACGGGTTCGACGGCGGACGCCGAGGCCTGGCCGGTGTTCGAGCGGCTGTTTGAAGAGCATGGGCTGCCGGATCGCTTCAGAAGCGACAATGGCCCACCCTTCGCATCGCCCGGCGTCACGGGTCTGACGCCGCTTGCGGCGCGCTTCATCAAGCTTGG contains these protein-coding regions:
- a CDS encoding integrase catalytic subunit — encoded protein: MSALCAGYGISRKSGYKWLGRYREFGPEGLHDRPRAPLNHGRATPWDVVERIVAMKEVHPLWGPKKIMARLKRAEPCCGWPAVSTAGEILKRHGLVGRKRRRWKAAGNGPWPKASEPNAVWTGDHKGWFRTRDGWRCEPLTVMDASSRYLLALEATGSTADAEAWPVFERLFEEHGLPDRFRSDNGPPFASPGVTGLTPLAARFIKLGITLERIAPGKPQQNGRHERFHLTMLPMAKEPAVDRTAQGQAFEAFRRSYNEERPHEALAMDTPAQHYRPSRRAMPRTPPEPDYPDEAAVRRVRHNGEIKWNGGFVYVSQTLAGEAVAAAETEDGEWMLSFHAHPLGIIDTRRMKLVRRSAAPTKPLGAATDA
- a CDS encoding O-methyltransferase; translated protein: MSKKTWAAVDDYIVDALFDADPALDAVLAANRDQGLPPIDVSPAQGKLLSLLARIQGAKKVLEIGTLGGYSTIWMARALPKDGKIVTLELDPHHAGVARSNFERAGVSERVDLRVGPALQSLAALGAEKAGPFDLIFIDADKPNNPNYLSWAMRLSRPGTVIICDNVIRDGAVIDGSDHDANVVGARAAFSFIGGDRRLDGTAIQTVGAKGYDGFAIAIVE
- a CDS encoding DNA-directed RNA polymerase subunit beta', giving the protein MQGVFEDPEKENGMNQEVMNLFNPQAPAQVFDSIRISLASPEKILSWSFGEIKKPETINYRTFKPERDGLFCARIFGPIKDYECLCGKYKRMKYKGVICEKCGVEVTLSRVRRERMGHIELAAPVAHIWFLKSLPSRIGTLLDMTLKDIERVLYFENYIVTEPGLTALKEHQLLSEEEYMIAVDEYGEDSFTAMIGAEAIHDLLAGMDLEKIAGDLRSELASTTSELKQKKYLKRLKVVENFMESGNRPEWMIMKVVPVIPPDLRPLVPLDGGRFATSDLNDLYRRVINRNNRLKRLIELRAPGIIVRNEKRMLQEAVDALFDNGRRGRVITGANKRPLKSLSDMLKGKQGRFRQNLLGKRVDYSGRSVIVTGPELKLHQCGLPKKMALELFKPFIYARLDAKGYSSTVKQAKKLVEKERPEVWDILDEVIREHPVLLNRAPTLHRLGIQAFEPILIEGKAIQLHPLVCTAFNADFDGDQMAVHVPLSLEAQLEARVLMMSTNNILHPASGAPIIVPSQDMVLGLYYLSIVNQNEPGEGMVFADMGELQHALETKAVTLHAKIKGRFRTVDAEGKVVSKIHDTTPGRMIIGELLPKNVNVPYETANQEMTKKNISKMIDTVYRHCGQKETVIFCDRIMALGFAHACRAGISFGKDDMLIPDTKIKLVSDTEALAKEYEQQYNDGLITQGEKYNKVVDAWAKCSEKVADEMMARIKAVEFEDNGRQKPMNSIYMMSHSGARGSPTQMRQLAGMRGLMAKPSGEIIETPIISNFKEGLTVLEYFNSTHGARKGLADTALKTANSGYLTRRLVDVAQDCIVNSVDCGTDKGLTMQPIVDAGQVVASVGQRVLGRTALDDINHPVTGDLLVKAGTLMDERDVEQIEKAGVQSVRIRSALTCEVRVGVCAVCYGRDLARGTPVNQGEAVGVIAAQSIGEPGTQLTMRTFHMGGTAQVVDSSFLEASYEGKVEIRNRNVVRNSDGQQMVMGRNMAVLILDEAGKERATHRVTYGSRIFVDDGDKVKRGQRIAEWDPYTRPILTEIEGKVAFEDLVDGISVQETADESTGITKREVIDWRSTPRGNDLKPAIAVQDAKGKVGKLSKGGDARFLLSVEAILSVEPGAQVRPGDVLARIPMESAKTKDITGGLPRVAELFEARRPKDHAIIAEIDGTIRFGRDYKNKRRIIIEPHDSTLEPVEYLIPKGKPFHLQDGDVIEKGDYILDGNPAPHDILAIKGVEALASYLVNEIQEVYRLQGVSINDKHIEVIVRQMLQKVEITTQGDSTYIPGDHVDVIELEEVNERLIEDGKKPAEGQPVLLGITKASLQTPSFISAASFQETTRVLTEAAVAGKTDMLQGLKENVIVGRLIPAGTGGTMSQIRRIATSRDELIIDERRKASGVEVAEPMLADMTTAAQ